In Neorhizobium sp. NCHU2750, a single genomic region encodes these proteins:
- the prfA gene encoding peptide chain release factor 1, whose amino-acid sequence MAKLPVEKMRELERRFGEIEARMSEGPAADVYVKLASEYSELQPVVGKIREYEKTVAEVADLRAMLSDKGTDREMRELAEMELPDAEERIEGLEKDMQILLLPKDAADEKSAILEIRAGTGGNEAALFAGDLFRMYERYASAHGWKVEVLSASEGEAGGYREIIATVSGRGVFSKLKFESGVHRVQRVPDTETQGRIHTSAATVAVLPEAEEIDIEIRPEDIRIDTMRSSGAGGQHVNTTDSAVRITHLPTGLIVTSSEKSQHQNRAKAMQVLRSRLYDMERQKADSERSADRKSQVGSGDRSERIRTYNFPQGRVTDHRINLTLYKLDRMMVGEIDEVVDALIADYQAGQLAQLGEQQG is encoded by the coding sequence GTGGCGAAGCTTCCTGTCGAAAAGATGCGCGAGCTGGAACGCCGCTTCGGCGAGATCGAGGCGCGCATGTCGGAAGGTCCGGCGGCCGACGTCTATGTGAAGCTGGCATCGGAATATTCCGAACTGCAGCCGGTGGTCGGCAAGATCCGCGAATATGAAAAGACCGTCGCGGAAGTGGCGGATCTGAGGGCGATGCTGTCCGACAAGGGCACCGACCGCGAGATGCGCGAGCTTGCCGAAATGGAGCTGCCCGATGCGGAAGAGCGGATCGAGGGGCTGGAAAAGGACATGCAGATCCTGCTCCTGCCGAAGGACGCCGCCGACGAGAAGAGCGCGATCCTGGAAATCCGCGCCGGTACAGGCGGCAATGAGGCAGCTCTTTTCGCCGGCGACCTGTTTCGCATGTATGAGCGCTATGCCAGCGCGCATGGCTGGAAGGTCGAGGTGCTGTCGGCCAGCGAGGGCGAGGCCGGCGGCTACCGCGAAATCATCGCCACGGTTTCCGGCCGCGGGGTGTTTTCCAAGCTGAAATTCGAAAGCGGGGTGCACCGGGTACAGCGCGTGCCCGATACCGAGACGCAGGGGCGCATACACACGTCGGCTGCCACCGTCGCGGTGCTGCCCGAAGCGGAAGAGATCGATATCGAGATCCGCCCGGAAGACATCCGCATCGATACGATGCGATCGTCGGGCGCCGGCGGCCAGCACGTCAACACGACCGACTCGGCGGTGCGCATCACCCATTTACCGACCGGGCTGATCGTCACCAGTTCGGAAAAATCACAGCACCAGAACCGCGCCAAGGCGATGCAGGTGCTGCGCTCCAGGCTCTATGACATGGAGCGGCAGAAGGCCGACAGCGAGCGTTCGGCGGACCGCAAGAGCCAGGTCGGCTCCGGCGACCGGTCGGAGCGCATCCGCACCTATAATTTCCCGCAGGGGCGTGTCACCGACCACCGCATCAACCTGACGCTCTACAAGCTCGACCGGATGATGGTGGGCGAAATCGACGAAGTGGTCGATGCGCTGATCGCCGATTATCAGGCGGGTCAGCTGGCGCAGCTCGGCGAGCAACAGGGATGA